The Candidatus Dormiibacterota bacterium sequence GGCGGCGCTCCGCGACCGGATCAGCGAGACCGGCCTGGTCACCCTCCCCGAGCTGGGCCTCCCCGAGGAGCGGCTCGCCGCCTTCGACGCGGTCACCGTGGTCGCCTGCGGCACCGCCTGGATCGCGGGGATGGTCGCCAAGTACGCGATCGAGCGCCTCGCCCGCCTCCGCTGCGACGTCGAGCCCGCCAGCGAGTTCCGCTACCGCGACCCACTGGTCGACGAGCGCACCCTGGTGGTGGCGATCAGCCAGTCGGGCGAGACCGCCGACACCCTGGCGGCGGTGCGCGAGGCCCAGCGCCGCGGCGCCACCGTGGTGGCGATCACCAACGTGGTCGGCAGCGCGCTGGCGCTCGAGGCCGACGGGGTGATCCACATGCAGGCGGGCCCGGAGATCGGGGTGGCCGCCACCAAGACCTTCGTCGCCCAGATGGCCTGCGGCATCCTCCTCGCCCTCCACCTCGCCGACAGCCGCGGCACCCTCGACGTCGACAGCCACCGCCGCCTCGCCGAGGAGCTGATGGGGATGCCCGACCTGCTCGCCCGGACCCTGGCGGTGGAGCCGCAGATCGTCCACATGGCCGGGAAGTACGCCCACGCGCGCAACGCGATGTACATCGGCCGGGGCATCAACTTCCCGGTGGCGCTGGAGGGGGCGCTGAAGCTGAAGGAGGTCTCCTACGTCCACGCCGAGGGCTATGCGGCGGGCGAGCTGAAGCACGGGCCGATCGCCCTGCTCGACCCCGAGGTGCCGGTGGTGGCGATCGCCACCCGGGGGCGGACCCTGGCCAAGACGGTGAGCAACATCGAGGAGGTGCGCACCCGCGAGGCGCCGGTGATCGCCCTGGTCACCGAGGGGGAGAACCCCTTCGACGGCGACCTCGCTCGCGACGTGATCGAGGTGCCCGCCTGCGAGGAGCTGCTCTCCCCGCTGGTCAACGTGCTCCCGCTGCAGCTGCTCGCGTACCACATCGCCGTGCTCCGCGGCTGCGACGTGGACCAGCCGCGAAACCTGGCGAAGTCGGTCACCGTGGAGTAGTGGGGGCCGCCGGTGTGCTCGCCCCCTCCACGCCACTCGCGGTCGGCATCGACGTCGCCTCGGTGGCCCGCCTCCGCGCCGCGGTCGAGCGCAACCCCGGGCTCGCCCGGCGCGCCTACACCGCGGCGGAGATCAGCGACTGCGAGCGCTCTCCGCGGCGCTGGGCGTCGCGCTGGGCGGCCAAGGAGGCGGTCCGCAAGCTGGCCGGCTCGGGCGGGCTGGGGCCGTCCCGCTCGCCGCTCCCCGCCTTCCGCGACGTCGAGGTCGCCTACGACGACCACGGCGCCCCCCGCATCCGGCTCCTCGCCGGAGCGCCGCCGGCGGTGTCGATCAGCCACGAGGGCGACCTGGTGGTGGCCGTCGCCGTGGGCGCCCCCGGCTGCGCCGGCCCGCTCGACCAGCCGCCCTCGCTGCCCCCGCCGGAGCGGCTGGTGCTGCCGCCGCGGTCGCCCGACGCCCACAAGGGCGACTTCGGCACCGTCGCGGTGCTCGCCGGTGCCCACGGCTTCAGCGGCGCCGCCTACCTGGCGGGGATGGGCGCGGCCCGGGGCGGCGCCGGCCGGGTGCGCCTCTGCGTGCCCCAGAGCCTCTTCCCGATCGTGGCGGTGAAGTGCACCGAGGTGATGGCCCACGGCCTCCCCGACGGCGGCGCCGGCACGGTGGGGGAGGACTCGGTGGCGGTCCTGGAGCGCGAGCACCTGCCCGCCGCCGACGTGCTCGTCGCCGGCTGCGGCCTGGGCCAGGCGCCCCGCACCGTCACCGCGGTGGCGGCGCTGCTGGAGCGGCTCCCCTGCCCCACCGTGGTCGACGCCGACGGGCTGAACATCGCGGCGCTGCGGGGGGTCGACTGGCGCCGCTCCGGGCAGCCGCTGGTGCTCACCCCCCACCCCGCGGAGATGGGCCGCCTGCTCGGCACCTCGGCCGCCGAGGTCCAGGCCGACCGGATCGGCGTCGCCCTGGGCTACGCCGCCGCGCACGGTGTCGTGGTGGTGCTCAAGGGCGCCGAGACCGTGATCGCCGGGCCCGACGGGCGGCTCGCGGTCGACGGCCACCGGGTCGTCGCCCTCGCCAGCGGCGGCACCGGCGACGTGCTCGCCGGGCTGATCGGCGCGATGATCGGCTGCGGCCTGGAGCCCTTCGACGCCGCCCTCGCCGGGGTGACCGTCCACGCCGAGGCCGGGGCCGCCGTCGAGGCCACCCGGGGCCGGGCCGGGGCGCTGGCCGGCGACGTCGTCGAGGCCCTCCCCGCCGCCCAGGAGCGGCTGCGCCGGGCGCTGGCCGCCGCCGGCGGAGGCGGCGGGTCGTGATCGCCGACCGCTTCGACCTCTGCGGCGACCTCGCCGCCTGGCCGAGCCCGATCGAGGGCCGCCCGGTGAAGTGGGCGGAGATCGACGCCGGCGCGCTCGCCGCCAACGCCGCCGCGCTCGCCGCCCACGTCGGCCCCGACGTGGCGGTGATGGCGATGGTCAAGGCCAACGGCTATGGCCACGGCGCGGTGCTCGCCGCCCGGTGCATGGTCGCCGGGGGGGCGCGCTGGCTCGGGGTGTCGTCGCCCGAGGAGGCGCTGCAGCTGCGCGGCGCCGGCGTCGAGGCGCCGATGCTGATCGTCGGCTGGAGCCCGCCCTCGTCGCACCGCGCGCTGATCGCCGCCGGGGTCGACATCACCGTGTACGACCTCGCCGAGGTCGAGGCCCTCAGCGTCCGGGCCCGGGCCACCGGCCGCCCCGCCCGCGTCCACCTCAAGGTCGACAGCGGGATGAGCCGCCTCGGCACCCCCCTCGGCAGCGTCCACGAGCTGCTCCGTGCCATCCGCGCCGCGGGCCCCCACCTGCGCCTCACCGGGGTCTTCACCCACTACGCCGACGCCGACGGCGAGGACCCC is a genomic window containing:
- the glmS gene encoding glutamine--fructose-6-phosphate transaminase (isomerizing), with the translated sequence MCGIIGYTGPRPAVEVLVESLRRLEYRGYDSAGIAVLDPHRPHSTVVKSERKVEALARRLAENGEIAGRVGIGHTRWATHGRPTEVNAHPHRDCTGGIHLIHNGIIENFRELRAELVARGHEFLSDTDTEVVPHLIEEFYRGDLAAAVRAALRRVQGAYALVVFSADEPDLIVGARLNAPLVVGLGAGETFISSDITALIPYTKRILLLGEGEVVTARPGGVEVSSLDGTAVEPRVITVDWDAEQAQRGGYPHFMLKEIHEQPVALRAALRDRISETGLVTLPELGLPEERLAAFDAVTVVACGTAWIAGMVAKYAIERLARLRCDVEPASEFRYRDPLVDERTLVVAISQSGETADTLAAVREAQRRGATVVAITNVVGSALALEADGVIHMQAGPEIGVAATKTFVAQMACGILLALHLADSRGTLDVDSHRRLAEELMGMPDLLARTLAVEPQIVHMAGKYAHARNAMYIGRGINFPVALEGALKLKEVSYVHAEGYAAGELKHGPIALLDPEVPVVAIATRGRTLAKTVSNIEEVRTREAPVIALVTEGENPFDGDLARDVIEVPACEELLSPLVNVLPLQLLAYHIAVLRGCDVDQPRNLAKSVTVE
- a CDS encoding NAD(P)H-hydrate dehydratase; protein product: MGAAGVLAPSTPLAVGIDVASVARLRAAVERNPGLARRAYTAAEISDCERSPRRWASRWAAKEAVRKLAGSGGLGPSRSPLPAFRDVEVAYDDHGAPRIRLLAGAPPAVSISHEGDLVVAVAVGAPGCAGPLDQPPSLPPPERLVLPPRSPDAHKGDFGTVAVLAGAHGFSGAAYLAGMGAARGGAGRVRLCVPQSLFPIVAVKCTEVMAHGLPDGGAGTVGEDSVAVLEREHLPAADVLVAGCGLGQAPRTVTAVAALLERLPCPTVVDADGLNIAALRGVDWRRSGQPLVLTPHPAEMGRLLGTSAAEVQADRIGVALGYAAAHGVVVVLKGAETVIAGPDGRLAVDGHRVVALASGGTGDVLAGLIGAMIGCGLEPFDAALAGVTVHAEAGAAVEATRGRAGALAGDVVEALPAAQERLRRALAAAGGGGGS